CAGGACGTACCTCACCACCCGCTCGAAACCCGTGTAGTCGACCTCACCCGCGTCGGTAAAGGGAACCTCCAGCACTGGCGAGACCCCGCGCACCAGCAGAGCCGTATCGCCGGGCGGCACCCTGGGCGCGGTGGTGGTCGCCGCCTGTTCCGCGGGCGTCATCGTCCACCTCGCATTTGTCACTTCCAGCCTGCTGGGAGGTTCGCGCCGAGCAGCCGCGTCGCGGATCCGGCGAGGACGTCCGCACGCTGTGCGTCATCGATGGTCGCCCACTCGAGGATCCGGGCCAGTTCGGCCTGTGGCACCGTGTAGGGCGCATCCGTGGTGAAAACACACCTCCCCGATCCGATCTGATCGTCGCGGGCGAACTCGCTGAGAACGGTGTCCCACGGCGCGTACGCCGTGTCGGCGTGGAGATTCGGCGCGTGGCGCAGGGCCGGTGCCGCGTCGATCCAGAAGTCGGTCGCGCCGCTCTTGCCCATTAGGAAGCGCAGCTCCGGGTAACGGCGCGCGAGAGAGGCCGCCGGGAGCGGGAGCGCGGTCGGGGGAGTTCCGGTACGGATGTAGACGAACCAGTCCTGCTCCGCCGCGAACGCGAGCAACGGGTCGAGCAGACCGTCGAGCACGTCGAACCCCTGAAGCACCGGATCCACCGCCAGGGCAACCGCGCCGGCGTCCTTCGCTCGGGTGAGCTCGTCCAGTGCGTAGCGGCCGCGCCAGGGATTCGCGACTGCGTAGGCAGCAAGTCGCCCATCTGACGCCGCGGCGACACTGCACACCGTCTCGTTGCCTTCGCGGTTGTCGTAGGCCGTACAGCGTTCGCCAGGGGCGACGAGCGCGCGATCGATGCCCAGCGTGTCCATCGTCGCCAGGAGTTGCTCGACGGTCAGGTCGACCTCACGCCCGCTGCCAACCCGTACATGCGCGTCGATGATCACTGCTTCTCCAATCCGAGCGCCGACAGGGCGTCCGCGTGGATGATCCGCTCGATCGAGTCGTCCGGCACCCGCGGAAGCTTCGTGCCCTCGACAATGTCGTTGACCCGTCGCAGCGCCGCCATCGCCTCACCTGAGGTGGAGATCGGGTAGTCGGAACCGAACAGGAGCTTGTGCGGCACGCCCCATTCACTGGCGAAGGTCAGTGCCTCCCAGGCCAGCCACGGCCGCAGGTACACCGACGACACGTCGGCGTACACGTGTGGATGCTTACGGATCACGGCGACGGTCTCCCGCACGAAGGGGTGACCCATGTGCGCCATCACCACCCTCAGTTCGGGGAATGCCAGCGCGATTTCGTCCATCACGAGCGGGTGGGTGTACCGCAACGGTGCCTCTTGGATGGGCGAGGTCCCCTGGTGGAACAGGATGGGCAGGCCCTCGCGCTCGCAGTAGGCGTAGAGGCGACGCGCCTCGTCACAGAGCGGGTCGAAGTTCTGGTAGTTGGGCCCGAGCTTCACACCTACCAGGTTCAGGTCGCGGCAGCGCTCCACCTCGTCGAACACCCGTGGTGCGAGCGGGTTGACAGACATGAAACCGATCCGCCGCTCCGGCGCCGCGGCAACGAACTCCGCGGTAGCGTCGTTTGTCCGCTCAGGTAAGTACGGCAGGCCCGTCGCACGCAACGGATCGTCCACCGCGATGTTGAAGACGATCGTGACGTCGGCGTCGGCCTGTTCCCGGTCGAAGTCGTCCCAGCTGTTCGTGGTCACGACCGAGCGGTCAGAACGCCAGCTGTCGAAGGACAGGTGTTCGCCGTCAGGTACCGCGTCACGGTGGGTCGGAGTGTGGTTGTGAACGTCGACGATCATCGCAGCTGCGTCCCCTCTTCTGGGCCCGTCACCGAGGTCAGCGGAACCGGGTGAGCACGTCCTCACGAAGCTGTACACCGAGCCCAGGACCAGGCGGCAGACGTACGCGCTGTCCGTCGCTCGGCAGCGGTTCGGCGAGGATGTCCTCGGCGTAGTAGTGCGCGCCGATGATGTCGGACGGAAAGGCCGTGGTCAGGCCCGGAAGCGCCGCAGCGACGTGAATCTGGGCGGCGGCAGCAAGGCCGAGCTCGCCATTGGAACCCAGCAGCGAAGCCAACCCGAATGCGTGCGCGACCGTACCCAGCTCCACCGCCCGGCCGGGCCCTCCGGCCTTCCCGACATACACGCTCACCACGTCCGCGGCGTCCTGCCGGATCACCCGGCGAAGGTCGGCCAGGTCGAAGACCGACTCGTCGGCCACCACGGGGAGACCTTCGGCCCGAAGTGCAGCCATCCCCTCCAGGTCGCCGGCCTCCACCGGCTGCTCGAGGAAGGCGACGTCCTGGTCATGCAGCCGGCGAAGTGCGATGCGCGCCTCTCCCCGGGACCAGCCGCCATTGGCATCCATCCCGAGGAACGCGCCCTGGCCGACCAACCGTCTCGCATGCGCGACCCTGGCGACGTCCCCTTCGACGCCGAGACCGACCTTGACCTTGAACGCCGTGAAACCCGCCTGCACAGCCGCGGCGTGCACCTGCTCGAGGCGCTCCCCATCGCCGGACAGCGAGAGCTTGATGGGCACCTCGGTACGAAGAGGGCCGCCCAGTGCGACGGCGAGCGGTAAGTCGAGCGTGCGCGCGTACGCGTCCCACAGCGCAGTCGACACACCCGCCTTGGTGAACGGGTTGCGCGCAAGAACCCGGTCCATCGCCTGGTCCAACGCGGCCACCGGCACCAGGGGACGACCGAGGAGGGCCGGCGCCAGCACGGTCCGTACGAAGTGCTGGGCAGTCGGCCCGTCCTCACCGCTCCACAGCGGCGTACAGCTCACTTCGCCGTATCCCTCGACCCCAGCAGCGGTGACGGCCCTCACCAGGCAGAAGTCGGACCGCTCGTGCGAGCCCTTCGCGCCGCGGACGACAAGGTCAGGATGTGCCGGGATGCTCACCAACGCGGTGTGAACGGCGGCGATCGTGTCGGTCATGCCCTCCCCCGAGCCGGCCCTCGGTCGCCCAGCAGAGTGCGCGGAGCTTCCTCCAGCATCGATCGCCGCTGAGCCGGCGTGATCCCCCAGCCGTCGATCTCGCGGACCCGCGCCACCGCGTAGTCCTGGCTCGCCTTGTCGGACAGGCCGGCGTCGGTGCCGAAGAGGACTTTTCCGGGCGGGGCCTCGGCCAGGATCCTGCGAGCCGCGTACGGCGGTGTCCCACAGATGCACAGGTAGAGGTTCGGCGTCTCCACCGTGGCGGCGAGAGCCTCCCGCCAGCAGTCGTGCAGACCACCGTGTCCCAGCACCACGGGGAGGTTCGGGTGCCTTCGAGCCAGGGCCGCGATCTGCAGCGGCGTGGAGTACGGCGGTGTGCCGTCGTGGCTCAGCAGAATTCCTCCTGCCTCGGCGACCACCTCGCAGATCGGGTCGAGTGCAGGCTCGTGCATCGAGAACCCCTGCAGCCACGGGTGCAGCTTGAGCCCTCGCATGTGCAGCTGGGCGAAGCAGCGCTCGACCTCCGACACCGCGCCGCTCTGACGGGGGCTGACGGTGCCGAACGCCGCCATCCGGTCCGGATACTCCGCCACGAACGCGGCCACCTCGTCGTTGGCCTCTGGAGTTGGATTGAAGAGTCCGTCGTGGCTCAGAACCACGGCGGCGTCGATCCCCGTGGAGTCCATGAACTCCACGAACTCCCGGGCACCGAACGACGCGCCTGCCAACCAGGTCGCGGTCTTCCATGCCGGCGTGTGGGTGTGAAAGTCGATCACGTGCGCTCCCTCCCGGGAATCGTGAACATCGACGCCGTGGCTGCGATCCGCTCGCTCAGGTCCAGCGCAGCAAGCCCCTCGGGTAGCCCCGGTACCGCCCGATCGCTCCGTCCCCTCACCAGGTCCACGAACGCGCCGAGCTGGCGGTCGAAGCAGCGCTCGGTCCGGTCGACCGGATCGTCGTACACCTTCGTCTCGCCGTCGGCGGTAAGCGTCAGGCGGAAGGTGAAGCCGTCGAGGACGGCATAGCCATGCTGTCCGAGGATGGAGAGCTCACAGCGTGGAAGCTCGGACGTCAGCCAGCCGAACTCCACAAGCACATTCGTTCCGCACCGGTAGGTCAGCCTTGCCCCGTTGAGGTTGGGCGAGGCAAGACCCGGATCTGAGCGCACTGACCAAGCATCGGATACGCGTGGGCTCGCACCGTCCAGCAGGAAGGCCAGCCAGTCAAACACGTGCGCACCTTCGTGGAGCACCGGAGGACCGTGGCGCAGCGTCTGGCGGATGCGTGCCGAGTGGTCGGGGTCCTTCGCGTTCAGGCGTTCGTCGTAGATGTGCGCGCGGATCAGCAGCGGACCGTGGAGCGGGCCATCACGGATCCACTCCCGCAGCCGCGCGAGAGCCGGATCGTGTCGATACGTCAACCCGACCTGCAGCCGTCGCTGCCTCTCGTCCGGCAAGGTGGCCAATTTCCGAGCATCCGCCGTCGACACTGCGATCGGCTTCTCCGCGAGCACGAACTGCCCGGCCCGCAGAAACTGCTCCGCCAGTCCGGTGGTCACCCATGGCGGCGTCGCCAGGACCACGCCGTCGACCCCGGCCGCCCCGCACACCTCCGCCGCGTCCGCGTACACCGCTGCACCTGGTGCACGGGGAGCTGCGGCCGCCCGCCGCTCCGGCGATGGATCGGCTAAGCCAACCACCTGAACAGCCTCCGACCTCAGCATCGCCGGGAGATGAGCAGCCAAGCCGATCGCGCCAAGGCCGACGAGCGCGAGACGTACCGGTACCTCGACTGCCATGGCTCACCGACCTCAACGTGAGAGGGGGAAGGCAACGACCGTACGAAATAACAGAGACAGCTCCGATATTCGGAAGATCGTATCGAGGCGGTACGGGGTCATCAAGGTCTTGGGAACCTCCGTCACTGACCTTCTTCGGCAGCTCCACCGCAGGCCCGCGGCGTCGGCGTAGTGCGGGCCGCGGTCCCAGGAAGGTCCGGCGGACCACCGTCTCGACGCTCGACGTGGTGTCCGACCGGCGGGCGCGTCCAGACGGAATGCCCAAGTTTCCGGACTTCGTCACCGCCGATTCGCTCGATCAAGCTGTCGGGGCGAGGAGCATCTCTCCGAATCGCCGGCGACGAGCGAGCGCGCCGCCTGCCGGCCCCACGACCCGATGAGAGGAACCCTGTGAGGAACATCAGCAGCTCGACGTTCGTCAGTCTCGACGGAGTTGTGAACCACATGGACAAATGGCACTTCGACTACATCGACGATCAATCGGACGCCCTGGCGCTGGAACAACTCCGGGCCGCCGACGCCATGCTGATGGGCCGCAAGACCTATGAGGTCTACGCCGGCGCCTGGCCGGGAAGAGACAGCGAGTACGCCGAGGCGATCAACGCCATCCCCAAGTACGTCGCCTCCAAGACCCTCACCGAGCCCTCCTGGCACAACACCACAGTTCTCGACGGCGATCTCGTCGAGGAGGTGCGCAAACTGGGTGCTCAGAACGGCGCGTCGATACTGATGCACGGCTACGGGCCGGTGGCCAAGACGCTCCTGCGCGCAGACCTTCTCACCGAGCTGCACTTGTGGGTCCATCCCCACCTGGCCGGCGTCGGCGACGAGGGTGACCTCCTCATCGAGCAAGGGCTCAACAAGAAGTTCAGGCTGACGGCCAACCGGACCCTCGACTCCGGAGTCGTCGTACTCACGCTCCGCAACCCCGACGCGTGAATCACGGGTGCTGGTCGATGGACCGGCCCGGTCGGAAGGAAGGCATCATGTCCGAGCAATCCCACCAGGAGACGAGCGGCGGGTTTACCGTGCGTCGACATCTCCCCGCGACCGCCGAACGAGTGCATGCCGCATTCGTGGAGCCCAGCAAGCTCGAGCAGTGGTTCGTCGTGCCCGGCTATGAGACTCCTGCCGAACGGATGCGAGTCGATCCTCGACCGGGCGGCCGAATGGAAGCGGTCATGATCTCCGACGCGGACGGCTCGGAGATCTCCTTCGGGTTCGAGTACGCCGAGCTCGACCCTCCGCACCGAGTCGCCCTTCGTTTCGACGAACCGCGGGAGCTGGTCACCGTGACGATGGCCGAGACCTCGGACGGATCCGTCGACCTCACCTACGTGTTCCTCAGCTGGCCGGCCCCGGCCGACGAGGAGGCCCCCCGCCGCGGGGTCGAGGGCATGCTCGACCTGATCGACGCGGCGATCAGGCGCGGCACCATCTGACGACCCAACCGACGCGCGGAGCATGCACCGCACTTTCGAGGACCAACGAACCGGAGACGACATGGACCTCACCGGGCTGACCAAGAAGCTGGCCATCGCCCCCGGAGCCGTGGTGCCACGGAACCTCAAGCATGGGCGGGTCCAGGCTCACGCCATCTCCCGCGACGACCTCGAAGCCGACGTGGCCGGCATCAACGCCAGTCTGGACCTGATCCGGCGCACACGCGGCGGGTCCTGGCCCACCGGGCCTGTCACCCTCGAGGGCAACTACGTGGACCTGGTCTGGCATGAAGCCGAGTTCCGCGACGACAAGTCCTACACCTACGTGCTCACCAACCCCGACCACGGATACATCGGATGCCTGTACCTGTATCCCCTGGGTGTGCGTCGCCCACTGACGGAGGAGACGCTGCACCACGACGTGGACGTGAGCTGGTGGGTCACTCCCCCGGCGTACGAGGCGGGCCTGTACGCCGCCACGTTCGAAGCCCTTCGAGGCTGGATCGGCGACGAAATCCCCTTCACGGCGCCGTTCTACTCCAACCGGGAGATCCCATGCTGATCGAGCCACGCAATTCCACGGGCACGGCGCCCCGACGGCGGGCTACGTCAGGAATCCGCACGTCGGGTCGAGCGACGTAGTCGCCCCCAGGGCTTGTAGATCGCCAGCGCAGTGGCGAAGGTGAGTGTGGACAAGGAGACGGCGGGCGGAAAGAACAGCGTCCTGACGCGGCTGGATGATGGGGTCCCCGTAAGAAGGTGTTCACCGTAGGTGCCCACGGCGTCCATGCCCGGCTGCAGCACCACGACGATGAGTGTGCACAGCACCAGGTTGAGCACCAGCTTCACCGCTACCCACCGATACCGCACGAGACCCCACTTGGTGCCCACGCCGAGCAGCACCCCCGTGGCGAGACACACCAACCCCGATGCCAGCATCGGCCAGACCACGAACTCGGCCAGGGCCCGGTAGGCCAGGCTGCGGACGTCCACGTCGGCCGCGAACCAGCCGGTGAGGACCAGCACCGCGACGACCACGTCGATTCCGATCCAGGCACCCGCCGAGATCACGTGCAGGAGCAGGGTCATGCGGCGCCGCCGCTGGGAGAGACGCCACAGCCGGGTACGGGTCACACCGGCACTCATCGTCCACATGCAGGCCTCCCTGTGGGTACTTTCGTCGACCAGCGGCCCTCAACTATGCGGAGGATCCGGGTGCGACCGAATCGGCCAGATGGCCAGACGAGCCCCTGGCCGCCCGGACGACCGTGAACTTTGCCGGCGCGTGCAATGGCCACCTGGCTGATGTTCACGTCGCGACCGGATCGGAGGATCCGAGGCATGAATCAGCGTGACGACACCATAGACAGCCGTTCAGGCTCGCCGGCGCAGGAAGAACCGACTTACCAGCGCAGCAGACCACTCCGTGGCCGGTTCCCGGCCTCGGACATGCCGAGTTGGCTGCTGCTCCTGCTTGCGGCGTTGGGCCTGCCGCGCACCGTCCTGGCGGATCTGGGCATCGTTCGCCCCGAGAGCGGTCCGCTCTACTACGTGCTGGCGCTCACGCCGTTCGCGGCGTGGCTGGCAGTGGCGATCATCCGCGAGAACCGCCGGCCCGTCCTGGACTTCCTCGTCCTCGGAACCCTCTATGGACTCTCCTTGGTGCTGGTCCACCAACTGCTGTGGGGCGCGGGGGCGTCACTGGGCCACCAGCCACCCGACAGCGCCGTCGGATTCGCCGACCTGTTCAGTCCCGGCCGGCGCGAGTTCGTCCTGCGGATCTACACGAGTGGAATTGCCATGCTCATCGGGCTTGGCACCGGAGTCGTGGCTGCCGGCGTCGCCGCGGCGGCTCGTGCCTGGCGGACAAGTCGTGCCCGGCGAGCCAATCGTCGATCTTGAGGCGGTGATGGTGGTGGTGGTGCAGGCTGCAAGGCGCCGAGAGCTTGTTCCTGAACTGCGTCTACGCGCCGCGCTTCGATCACTCAGGCCCAGCTCGCCACGGCTTGCTGAGCGCCGGCAAGTGGGGGCGGCGGTACCGTCAGTTCCGCGTTCGGTGGACCAACGCGGCGAGTGCCGCCCGGTTTGGGACGCCCAGCTTGGGATAGACATGTGCAAGGTGGGCCTTGACGGTTCCGCGGCTCATGAACAGCCGAGCGGCAATCTCGGGATTGTTGAGTCCCTGCGACACGAGGGTCGCAACCTCCAGCTCGCTTGGAGTGAGTGCGGCGAGGGGACCGGACCGATGGACGCGTGGCCCCCGCCCGCGGAGCAGCGCCGTCACCATCGATCGAGGATCTGTCGTCGCCGCCTCGCGACAGATTTCCCCGAACCGGGGACCCAGTGCCCCCTGAAGGCGTGCCTCCATCCGCCGGTGACGAGTCTGGTCGTTTGCGGCCCGGGGATGACCCATGAGCGTCCTTGTCCGATCCGCAGCTGCACTGAGACGCGCAGCCTCGCACAGGTCCCCGCCGGCCTCGGCCAATGACGCGAGGCCCTCCAAGCTTGCGGCGTTACCCAGCGGCACGCCGTTCCTGTGACGGATGTAGAGCGCGCGTAGGTGCAACTCGCGGGCCCGAGGTGCACAGTCCCCAACGAGACGAGCATGCTCGTCGAGGAGGTCAGCCAGTTCGAAGGGAGCCCCGAACTTCTCGAGGAGACGGGACCCGCGAGTAGCCCATTCCTCGGCCGCATCGGTCTGCCCGGTGCAGCGCAACGCCGCGACCAGACCGGGGAGGCTGCGGGCCGCCGACCAGTCGAGTTCGTGTCGCTCAAGTCTCGCGACGCCCCGCTGGAACCACGTCAACGCGCGCTCTGGCTCACCGCGCCAGAGGTGGACAAGCCCCATGGGAACCATGAACCCCACCGCGTCGGCCTCCACAGTCGTGTCAAGAGACCGGGCGATCGGGTGCAGCAGCCTCATCGCGGCGTCCAGGTCACCGTGGACCGCCAAAGCATGTGCGGTGTTGCCCGTCAACGTTCCGGTCGCGAAGTGGTCACCCAGCGGTGCCACCAGGGCGAGTGCCTCATGGCCGACGCGTACGGCTACCGAAAGCTGGCCACGCGTCATCGAGGTGTATATGCCCACGCCGACCGCGAAGGCGCCGCAGAAGCGGTCGCGGCGTAGCCGCGCGCGATCGGCAACGGTACGCGCAAGCGCATCAGCCTGATCGTTCCTGCCGCGCGTAAGCAGTGCATAGGACTCCAGGACGCCGGCCCAGTCGGCCGCGAACGCGTCGCCGGCGGTGTCGGCGAGGTCGCGTGCGCGAGTTGCGGTTGTGGCGCAGGCGTCGAAGTCGGCGAAGAACTGCGGGAAGGCGGCCAAGGCTTCGGAACGCGCCTGGGTCGCCAAGTCCCCTGATCTGCGAGCGAGGTCCGCGGCCTTCTGGGCGGCCTCGGTGACGGCATCCAGGTGCCCGGAGGCCATAGCGAGCAGCGCGCGCGTCGCGTACAGCCGGGCCTGGAGCGCGGGGTCGTCGGGGCACGAGTCGAGTGCCACGTCGGTGAGTCCCAGGCCTTCGCCGATCTGCCCGTCGAGCAGCCAGTAGTGACCGAGGTTCGCGACGAGTTCAGCGGCACGTTTGTTGTCTGCGCCGGCGTCGCTCGCGAGGCCCCAGGTCACAGCGGCTGCAAGGTCCCCTTGACGGCTGATCAGTTCGCCACGCCACCGTTCCTGGTTCTCGTTGCGGCCGCGATCCGCCTCGACCGCAAGCGCCGCTTGCAGGGCCAGGTGCCGCCGTCTGACGGCGTCGAGTTCGCCGGACTCGACCAGTCGCTCGCTGGCAAACTGCCGTACCGTGTCGAGCATGGTGTAGCGCAACTCGCCTTGGATTTCGGTCACGGTGAGGAGCGATGCATCGATCAGCCTGGCCACCCCGGCAGGCCCCCCGGCAGCGGCGCCAGCGTCCTCGGCGTCGGAGGGCTTCGAGTCGCCCCCATCGAGATCCGAGCGGGCGGCATCGTCCAACGTGAACGCTTCAGCGAAGATCGACAGCCTGCGGAACAACCGCTTCTCCGCCTCGGTAAGCAGATCGTGGCTCCAGGACATGGACGCCTGCAGGCTCTGATGTCGCGGGGCGGCGTCGGACGGACCGCCGACGAGTAGGTCGTAGGAGCGATTGAGACCGCTGGCAATCTGTTCCAGCGACAGTGCCCGGATCCACGGCGCAGCCAGTTCGATCGCCAACGGCAAGTGGTCCACACGCTCACAGATGACCCGAACAAGCGCCTCGTCGTGCGTGAGCGCGAACCGTGGCGCGACGAGCCCTGCCCGGTCGGCAAACAGTCGGCAGGCGTCCGCGGGTAGGAGTGCAGGCACTTGCCACACCGTCTCGCCCAGGATCCGGAGCGGCACCCGGCTGGTTGTCACGACGGTCACCACCGGGCACTCGCGCAGAACCGCGGTGACCAGATCCGCCACCGCCTCGAGCAGGTGTTCGCAGTTGTCCAGCCACAGCATGCGAATGTCGGCCAGGCGGCGGGCAAGCCGCAGTACTTCACTTCGGCCGGGCTCGACCATGACGCCTGCCGCCCTTGCGACCGCCGCCGGTATCTGCGAAGCGTCCGTCAGTGCTCCGAGGTCGGCGGTCACCATGGAGTCCGCCCACACCGCACCTGGCCGGCTGAGAAGCCGGCGGGCGAGGCGGGTCTTTCCGCAGCCACCGACTCCGGTGAGCGTGATGAGACGGCGGCCATCTACGAGGTCCGCCAACTCGGCCAGTTCGGCGTCCCGCCCGACGAAGCTGGTCAGATCCCCGTGGTCGCTGCTCGTCACCGGTCGGTTGTCACCTTTTCTGTTCCCAGCGTGTCTGTTCCCGCGTGCTCCACCCGGATGCGAGTGTCAGCGTGCTCCCGCGGCACTGCGGTGCGCAGCGACGCCACCGGGTTTGGCTGAAATCTTGGGGTTCCGGTCTGTACGCCCTCGAACGAGAGGCCCCGGGCCCCGTAGCTTAGGTAGGGTGTCCAGCGCGCGAAGGATCCTGGTGGTGGGCTATCCGGCGGCGGAGGCCCTGGACATCGCCTGCGTGGTCTCGACCCTGCAGATAGCGAACTATGTGCGCGGTCGGCACGAGTACCGAGTGGAGTTGGCCGCGCTGTCGGGCGGGATGATCCGCACCGCGACCGGCCTGACGCTGCAGGCCGATGCGCCGTTGGAGCGGGTGAAGGGCCCGCTGGACACCCTGGTCGTCTCGGGCGGGATCGGTTACATGTCCGCGATGGAGGACCAGCAACTGGTCGCTCACGTACGCCGCCTCGCACGCGAAAGCCGCCGGGTCGCGTCGGTGTGCACCGGCGCCGGAGTCCTCGCGGCGGCAGGACTGCTCGACGGGCGTCGCGCGGCGACGCACTGGGACCACGCCGAATTCCTGTCCACCCGGTTCCCGGCGGTGCGGTTCGACCCGGCGCCGATCTACCTGGTGGAGGACTCGCTGTGCACGTCGGCGGGGGTGACAGCGGCACTCGACCTGTGCCTGTCGTTCATAGAATCCGACACCGGGCCCGACGTCGCCCGGGCCGTGGCCCGGCAGTTGGTGACGTACATGCAGCGTCCGGGAAACCAGGCCCAGATGAGCGTGTTCACAGCCACGACCCCGCGCAATTCGGTCGTACGCCAGGCAGTCGAGTTCATCGAGACCCACCTCGGCGAGAACCTGACTCCGGCGCTGGTCGCTCAGCGGGTCGGAGTCAGCGAGCGGCACCTGTCCCGGCTGTTCACCCGCGAGTTGACCGTAAGCGCGGCCCGGTTCATCCGTCGGCGCCGCACCAGCGCCGCGGCGCAACTGCTGGCCGATACGGACCTGACCCAGGACGCCGTCGCGGCGCGGGTGGGCTTCCGGACGGTCGAGACCATGCGACAGGCGTTCCAACATCTCTACGGCGTCTCACCGTCGCACTTCCAGGCCACCCAGCGCAGCACGCGGCACGCCTGACCCGCCGTCGGGACGAGCCTCCGACAACTCACAGGCCATTGCGTCAGTGGCCGTGGCCGGCGTACTCCTGCCGGCGAACGACCATCGCCGCCGCCATCCCCACGAACATCACCGTGTGCCCGACCATCATCAGCGCCATCTCGCTGATCGCACCGGCCCAGTACGGCACCAGTACGAGCAGGAACGGGACGTCCATACCGGCGCACATCTCCGCGGTCAGCCGCCACCGGTGCCCGCGGACCCGCATCCACGCCGCCATCGGCACCGTCATGTTCACAGCCATCAGCAGCATGCTCACCGTCGAGCCATCCAGCGCGTCCGGCCGGCCGACAGCCCTGGCCAGGAATGACTCCAACGGACCCAGCGCGACCATGCCGACCACCATCGCCACCACCATCTCCAGGTAGTGCACGGTGAACCGGAGCACGGCACGACCACGACTGAGGGGCAGGTGGAGCTCGGCCGCCGATGCCGGTGTGGGGTGGTCGGACGGACTTGTCATCATCGTTCTCCGATCAGCACGCTGAAGCCAGGCAGCGACGACTCCGCGGCACGAGGATCTCCGTGGCCGAAGCGCCCTGCCAAGACCGTCCGCGACGCCCGTCCGATTTCCTGGGAATCCCGTCCGCCAGACAGACGGGCCGCTGTCGCTTGCGACATGGAGCCGGGGCGGGCACCGGCGTGCTCCTGCGAAGAACTGGCGCCCAGCCGTTTCGAGCGGCCATCGCCGCTACACGTCGCCGCCAACGATCGCATTGTCACAGCACGGGACCGCGGGCTCGACGCCCTCACTTACCAACTCACCAACCGCTTCACGCACTGGTGCCGCCTTGGAGCGCTCCAGCGCCCCTGGACCCAGCAGTGACTCTCTACCGATGACTGCAGCCAGGCATTCTTGATGTTCTTGGCGTTCGAGACCGCCGTGTGCAGGACGACGCCCCACGGTCGGATGCGGGGTTGGCTGGTCGCCTCCGGGTGCGGATCCCAGTCGGCGTGCGGATAACGGGCCATGGCGCGGACTCCTGAGATGAACGAGCTTACGGTGAAGGTGGTCCGGAAGAGGAAGCATCGGTCAGGACACCGGCAGGGGAAGGTCGGTGTCGTCGCCAACGAACGACCCGTGGCCTTCCTGGAGGCTTCCGTCGGCACCGAGCGCCAGATCGCTCCAGTGGTCCCAGGCGGTCCCGACGTCGGCGAAACCGGCTGGATAGCTCACACGAAGCGCGGCGACGATCTTCGTCTGCTCCGCGTCACCCCAGGTCGTGGTGTCCATGCTGGCGAGGTTCGCGCCCGCGATGGTGTCTGCGTCAAGACTGCGTTCTCCAGATCCACGGTCGACCACGTCAACGCGCACAGTTCACCGCGGCGAGCCCCCACCGTCA
This Actinopolymorpha cephalotaxi DNA region includes the following protein-coding sequences:
- a CDS encoding mandelate racemase/muconate lactonizing enzyme family protein, whose protein sequence is MTDTIAAVHTALVSIPAHPDLVVRGAKGSHERSDFCLVRAVTAAGVEGYGEVSCTPLWSGEDGPTAQHFVRTVLAPALLGRPLVPVAALDQAMDRVLARNPFTKAGVSTALWDAYARTLDLPLAVALGGPLRTEVPIKLSLSGDGERLEQVHAAAVQAGFTAFKVKVGLGVEGDVARVAHARRLVGQGAFLGMDANGGWSRGEARIALRRLHDQDVAFLEQPVEAGDLEGMAALRAEGLPVVADESVFDLADLRRVIRQDAADVVSVYVGKAGGPGRAVELGTVAHAFGLASLLGSNGELGLAAAAQIHVAAALPGLTTAFPSDIIGAHYYAEDILAEPLPSDGQRVRLPPGPGLGVQLREDVLTRFR
- a CDS encoding amidohydrolase family protein; its protein translation is MIVDVHNHTPTHRDAVPDGEHLSFDSWRSDRSVVTTNSWDDFDREQADADVTIVFNIAVDDPLRATGLPYLPERTNDATAEFVAAAPERRIGFMSVNPLAPRVFDEVERCRDLNLVGVKLGPNYQNFDPLCDEARRLYAYCEREGLPILFHQGTSPIQEAPLRYTHPLVMDEIALAFPELRVVMAHMGHPFVRETVAVIRKHPHVYADVSSVYLRPWLAWEALTFASEWGVPHKLLFGSDYPISTSGEAMAALRRVNDIVEGTKLPRVPDDSIERIIHADALSALGLEKQ
- a CDS encoding amidohydrolase family protein produces the protein MIIDAHVRVGSGREVDLTVEQLLATMDTLGIDRALVAPGERCTAYDNREGNETVCSVAAASDGRLAAYAVANPWRGRYALDELTRAKDAGAVALAVDPVLQGFDVLDGLLDPLLAFAAEQDWFVYIRTGTPPTALPLPAASLARRYPELRFLMGKSGATDFWIDAAPALRHAPNLHADTAYAPWDTVLSEFARDDQIGSGRCVFTTDAPYTVPQAELARILEWATIDDAQRADVLAGSATRLLGANLPAGWK
- a CDS encoding SRPBCC family protein, with the translated sequence MSEQSHQETSGGFTVRRHLPATAERVHAAFVEPSKLEQWFVVPGYETPAERMRVDPRPGGRMEAVMISDADGSEISFGFEYAELDPPHRVALRFDEPRELVTVTMAETSDGSVDLTYVFLSWPAPADEEAPRRGVEGMLDLIDAAIRRGTI
- a CDS encoding amidohydrolase family protein codes for the protein MIDFHTHTPAWKTATWLAGASFGAREFVEFMDSTGIDAAVVLSHDGLFNPTPEANDEVAAFVAEYPDRMAAFGTVSPRQSGAVSEVERCFAQLHMRGLKLHPWLQGFSMHEPALDPICEVVAEAGGILLSHDGTPPYSTPLQIAALARRHPNLPVVLGHGGLHDCWREALAATVETPNLYLCICGTPPYAARRILAEAPPGKVLFGTDAGLSDKASQDYAVARVREIDGWGITPAQRRSMLEEAPRTLLGDRGPARGRA
- a CDS encoding dihydrofolate reductase family protein, giving the protein MRNISSSTFVSLDGVVNHMDKWHFDYIDDQSDALALEQLRAADAMLMGRKTYEVYAGAWPGRDSEYAEAINAIPKYVASKTLTEPSWHNTTVLDGDLVEEVRKLGAQNGASILMHGYGPVAKTLLRADLLTELHLWVHPHLAGVGDEGDLLIEQGLNKKFRLTANRTLDSGVVVLTLRNPDA
- a CDS encoding GNAT family N-acetyltransferase; amino-acid sequence: MHRTFEDQRTGDDMDLTGLTKKLAIAPGAVVPRNLKHGRVQAHAISRDDLEADVAGINASLDLIRRTRGGSWPTGPVTLEGNYVDLVWHEAEFRDDKSYTYVLTNPDHGYIGCLYLYPLGVRRPLTEETLHHDVDVSWWVTPPAYEAGLYAATFEALRGWIGDEIPFTAPFYSNREIPC
- a CDS encoding Gfo/Idh/MocA family protein, whose translation is MAVEVPVRLALVGLGAIGLAAHLPAMLRSEAVQVVGLADPSPERRAAAAPRAPGAAVYADAAEVCGAAGVDGVVLATPPWVTTGLAEQFLRAGQFVLAEKPIAVSTADARKLATLPDERQRRLQVGLTYRHDPALARLREWIRDGPLHGPLLIRAHIYDERLNAKDPDHSARIRQTLRHGPPVLHEGAHVFDWLAFLLDGASPRVSDAWSVRSDPGLASPNLNGARLTYRCGTNVLVEFGWLTSELPRCELSILGQHGYAVLDGFTFRLTLTADGETKVYDDPVDRTERCFDRQLGAFVDLVRGRSDRAVPGLPEGLAALDLSERIAATASMFTIPGRERT